The Magnetococcus marinus MC-1 genome contains the following window.
TCGGTAATGGCCTCATCCCGCACAATTTGGCCACAATCGGTACAACTCAGCACCGCAATGGGTACCCCCCAGGTACGCTGCCGGCTCACGCACCAATCGGGTCGGTTTTCCACCATGTTGTGGATGCGCTCCTCACCCCAATGGGGGATCCAGCTGGTATCCTTGATCGCTTGCAGCGCCTTTTTGCGCAGATCGTTTATCTCCATGGAGATAAACCACTGAGGCGTAGCGCGGGTAATCAGCGGCGTACTGCAACGCCAGCAGTGGGGATAGCTGTGGTTAATTTTACTGCTGGCAAGCAAGGCTCCTCGCTCATCCAACAGCGTCACCACTTGAGGATTGGCCTTTTTGATGTGCTCACCGGCAAAAAAGGGTGTGCCCTCCACAAACTTGCCATAATCATCCACTGGATTATAGGGCTGAATGCCATATTTCAGGCTCACCTCATAGTCCTCGGCACCATGACCGGGCGCGGTATGCACGCAGCCCGTACCCGCCTCGGTGGTGACATGATCCCCCAACAAGATGGGGGCATCCTGCTCTAAAAAGGGATGACGGAAGCGACGGTTTTCCAAATCGGCCCCGCTTAACCGCACCACCACCCGCGCGTCACGCTCTGGGTTTAGGCCAGCCGCTTGTAAGGTCGGTTCCCACAACGCTTCGGCCAGCAGAAGGTGCTCACCCACCGCCAAATTGTGGTTATCAGCCGGGTTGAGAATCTCCACCATGACATAGCTAAGATCACCATTCAGACATACCGCCAAGTTGGCAGGGATGGTCCAAGGGGTGGTCGTCCAGATCACCACACTGCACGATTTACCCGCCAGTTCTGGATGCAGGTCGGCCAGAGAGGCCTCCGCCGCTAAAGGGAATTTAACATAGATGGTGGTGGATTCATGATCCTGATACTCTACCTCGGCCTCGGCCAGGGCCGTGACATCATGGGTACACCAATAGACCGGCTTGGCCCCTTTGTAGAGCCCGCCATTGTGCAGAAAACGGCCCAGTTCCCGCACAATATCCGCCTCAAAACGATAGTCCATGGTCAGGTAGGGATTGTGCCAATCACCGGAGACGCCCAGGCGCTGAAACTCCTCCTTTTGGGTCTCTACCCACTTGCCGGCAAAGGTGCGGCAGCGCTGGCGAAACGCCACCACGTCAATCTCTTCTTTCTCTTTACCCTCGGCTTTCAGCTCTTGTTCCGCCTTAAGCTCAATGGGTAGGCCGTGGCAGTCCCAACCAGGGACATAAACCGCATCCATACCCTGCATCTGCCGCGATTTGCAGATAATATCTTTGAGTACCTTGTTGATGGCGTGACCCATATGCAAATGACCATTGGCGTAGGGGGGGCCATCATGCAAAATGAAGGGCTGTTTGCCTTGACCCGACTCACGCAAACGCTCATAGAGCGCCATCTGCGCCCACTTGGCCAAAATTTCTGGCTCCCGCTGAGGCAGGTTGGCCCGCATGGGCAGTTCGGTCTCGGGCAATTGGATGGTATCTTTGTACGCCATGAAGGGCTCCTTCACCCCGGGGCCATAGGCTCCCTTATAGGATTATGCTCTACAGATTAAAATAGGTCTTGGCCGCTGCCACATCGGCACCGATCTGCGCCTTTAACGCCTCGACATCCGGAAATTTATGTTCACCACGCACAAAGGCGTGAAACTTTACCCGTAGATTTCGATGGTAAAGGTCGCTGCACGGAACCAGCATATGCACCTCCATATGCAATCCCTCGTCCCCAAAGGTGGGATTGCTACCAATATTGGCAATGGCCGGACACCAGAGCCCTTCCACCATGGCCTCCACCAAATAGACCCCAACAGGGGGGTATAATAGGTGGTAAAGGGCC
Protein-coding sequences here:
- the ileS gene encoding isoleucine--tRNA ligase, encoding MAYKDTIQLPETELPMRANLPQREPEILAKWAQMALYERLRESGQGKQPFILHDGPPYANGHLHMGHAINKVLKDIICKSRQMQGMDAVYVPGWDCHGLPIELKAEQELKAEGKEKEEIDVVAFRQRCRTFAGKWVETQKEEFQRLGVSGDWHNPYLTMDYRFEADIVRELGRFLHNGGLYKGAKPVYWCTHDVTALAEAEVEYQDHESTTIYVKFPLAAEASLADLHPELAGKSCSVVIWTTTPWTIPANLAVCLNGDLSYVMVEILNPADNHNLAVGEHLLLAEALWEPTLQAAGLNPERDARVVVRLSGADLENRRFRHPFLEQDAPILLGDHVTTEAGTGCVHTAPGHGAEDYEVSLKYGIQPYNPVDDYGKFVEGTPFFAGEHIKKANPQVVTLLDERGALLASSKINHSYPHCWRCSTPLITRATPQWFISMEINDLRKKALQAIKDTSWIPHWGEERIHNMVENRPDWCVSRQRTWGVPIAVLSCTDCGQIVRDEAITENIAVAMEQAGADVWFEKEAAQFLPADYRCSGCGSQHFKKESDILDVWFDSGVTHAAVLERRPQLRWPADLYLEGSDQHRGWFHSSLLASVGTRDRAPYKAVLTHGFVVDGKGHKMSKSRGNVIAPEKVIKQYGADILRMWVSAEDYAGDIRISDEILKGLSDAYRRIRNTIRYLISNLSGFDAAEHTVPYGQLLELDRWALDRVARLIRDVEKAYTDYTFHRVYQSLHYFCGVEMGAFYLDIIKDRLYCDAPDSVERRSAQTVMHHMLETLVRLMAPVMAFTAEEVWHYMAGEREASVHLAAFPKEHPEWYDDALAKRWERYRQVRAEVYKSLEKDRVEKRVGSFMQSTVTLYCSEELAEFLSQFSAQNSRLFIVSRVDIKPLAEAPAEAVVSEEITGLKVLTGVSGSDKCVRCWNFDPGVGAHDDHPELCPRCREVVLEMGLTGPDA